The proteins below are encoded in one region of Struthio camelus isolate bStrCam1 chromosome 11, bStrCam1.hap1, whole genome shotgun sequence:
- the RLIM gene encoding E3 ubiquitin-protein ligase RLIM, with protein MESSDSSDKGNIDQSEAQRQSQLDRLDREEAFYQFVNNLSEEDYRLMRDNNLLGTPGEITEEELLRRLHQVKEGPPQQNSDENRGAESAEDVSNGDSIIDWLNSVRQTGNTTRSGQRGNQSWRAVSRTNPNSGDFRFSLEINVNRNNGNTNPETENEPSVEPSSGEDLENSQSDSEIPRSESPSVRQPGSERSASEELTTEEASPPRGQRRARSRSPEQRRTRARTDRSRSPINPVSETPRRAHHNTSSQTLDHSSVNEAEGSSRTRQHVTLRQHTVGTEMPSENAVLFSTPETRPVPQATGSSETNGSSESATPGQRPPTIVLDLQVRRVRPGEYRQRDSIANRTRSRSQTPNNTVTYESERGGFRRTFSRSERAGVRTYVSTIRIPIRRILNTGLSETTSVAIQTMLRQIMTGFGELSYFMYSDSDADPSGPAPNQNVDASEPQNGGGGSSSNESTDASSGEVYEGGNEGGSTSGARREGRNTRGSVTFEESGSLPFLSLAQFFLLNEDDDDQPRGLTKEQIDNLAMRNFGESDALKTCSVCITEYTEGNKLRKLPCSHEYHVHCIDRWLSENSTCPICRRAVLASGNRESVV; from the exons ATGGAAAGCTCAGATTCTAGTGATAAAGGAAATATTGATCAATCAGAAGCACAACGTCAGAGTCAGCTAGATCGGTTAGATCGAGAAGAAGCTTTCTATCAGTTTGTAAACAACCTGAGTGAAGAGGACTACAGGCTTATGAGAGATAACAATTTGCTAGGAACACCAG GTGAAATTACTGAAGAAGAGTTGCTGAGAAGGCTACACCAAGTTAAAGAAGGTCCACCACAGCAAAACAGTGATGAGAATAGAG GTGCAGAGTCCGCAGAAGATGTTTCAAATGGAGATTCTATAATAGACTGGCTTAATTCAGTCCGACAGACTGGAAATACAACGCGAAGTGGGCAGCGAGGAAACCAATCTTGGAGAGCAGTGAGCCGGACTAACCCCAATAGTGGTGACTTCAGATTCAGTTTGGAAATAAATGTCAACCGTAATAATGGGAACACAAATCCAGAAACTGAGAATGAGCCATCTGTAGAGCCTTCCAGTGGGGAGGATTTGGAAAACAGCCAAAGTGACTCTGAAATTCCAAGGTCTGAATCACCATCCGTAAGGCAGCCTGGATCAGAAAGGAGTGCTTCTGAGGAGCTAACAACTGAGGAAGCCTCGCCTCCTAGAGGGCAGAGGAGAGCGAGAAGTAGGAGCCCAGAACAGCGGAGAACACGGGCTAGGACTGATAGAAGTAGGTCACCTATTAATCCAGTGAGTGAGACTCCTCGCAGGGCTCATCACAATACATCATCTCAGACACTTGATCATTCCTCGGTAAATGAAGCTGAGGGAAGTTCTAGAACTAGGCAGCATGTGACCTTAAGGCAGCATACAGTGGGGACTGAGATGCCAAGTGAAAACGCAGTTCTGTTTTCAACCCCTGAAACCAGACCTGTTCCTCAAGCAACAGGTTCTTCAGAAACTAATGGCAGCAGTGAGTCTGCAACTCCTGGGCAGAGGCCTCCTACTATAGTACTGGATCTTCAAGTGAGAAGAGTTCGTCCAGGAGAATATCGACAAAGAGACAGCATAGCCAACAGAACTCGGTCCAGGTCCCAGACACCTAACAACACGGTCACTTACGAAAGTGAACGGGGAGGGTTTAGGCGCACGTTTTCACGTTCAGAACGGGCTGGAGTGAGAACTTACGTCAGTACCATTAGGATTCCTATTCGTAGGATCTTAAACACAGGCTTGAGTGAGACTACATCAGTTGCTATTCAGACTATGCTAAGGCAGATAATGACAGGCTTCGGAGAGTTAAGTTACTTTATGTATAGTGATAGCGATGCAGATCCTAGTGGCCCTGCTCCAAATCAGAATGTGGATGCTTCTGAGCCGCAGAACGGAGGTGGTGGTAGTTCAAGCAACGAAAGTACAGATGCTAGCTCAGGGGAGGTGTATGAAGGTGGTAACGAAGGTGGTTCGACATCTGGTGCTAGACGGGAAGGTCGGAATACTAGGGGATCGGTCACATTTGAAGAAAGTGGTTCTCTGCCATTCCTTAGCCTGGCACAGTTTTTCCTGTTAAATGAAGATGACGATGACCAACCAAGAGGACTCACCAAAGAACAAATTGACAACCTAGCAATGAGGAATTTTGGTGAGAGCGATGCTCTGAAAACCTGTAGCGTGTGTATTACAGAGTACACGGAAGGCAACAAGCTTCGTAAACTGCCTTGTTCCCATGAGTACCATGTCCACTGCATTGACCGCTGGTTATCAGAAAATTCCACTTGTCCCATTTGTCGCAGAGCAGTCTTAGCTTCTGGTAACAGAGAGAGTGTTGTCTAA